The Gemmatimonadota bacterium genomic sequence CGGCGTGGTGGCAGAACAGGAATTGCCGTTTCTGGGCGTGTATCGTCTGCCTGTAGGCGAATCAGAGCCCGTTCTTTTGATTGACGATTTTGAACGCCCCAATGGGTTGGCGATAACAGCCGATGAAAAGACCCTGTACGTCGATGACACGCAGCGGGGACATATTCGCGCATTTGATGTGCAGGATGATGGCTCTCTCGCAAATGGCAGAGTATTGGCGGAACTGAAAGGCGATGAAGATGGCGCACCCGATGGCATGAAGCTGGATCGCAATGGGAATATTTACTGCACGGGACCTGGGGCTGTGTGGGTGTTTAATCCCGCGGGTGACCTTCTTGGGAAAATTAGACTGCCTCTTCCCGCTGCCAATTTGAACTGGGGCGGCGAAGATCGGAAGACGTTGTTTTTTACAGCGCGAACGGATGTTTATCGCGTGGCGTGCAAAGTGGGAGGATAGATATGAAGATCACAGCAATCAAGACGTTTATGGCGAGCATGGGGCAGCGGTCTCGTGCGCTGGTGAAGGTCGAAACTGACGAAGGCATTTACGGATGGGGAGAGTGCTATAGCCCCGGTCCCGATCTGGCAATTGGTCCAACGATGGATTATATTTTTCAACTGGTTAAAGGCGAAGATCCGCGGCGGATTGAGTATATCATGCTCAAGCTGTTTCAGCAGTTCAGATTTCCACCCGGAGCAATAGGCCTTTCCGCTATGTCGGGTCTGGACCACGCGCTGTGGGATATCAGTGGCAAAGCTGCGGGATTGCCGGTTTATATGCTGTTGGGCGGTGCTGTGCGCGATCGCATTCAGGTTTATCGGAGTGTCGGTGGAAAAGACGGCAGGGAAGCAGCAAGAGTTGCGCGCCAGCTAAATGAAGATCACGGCATTACGGCATTTAAGACCAGTCCGTTTCGCCTGGATCCCAGTGCGGATCGGTGGGGTCGGGTATGCGCGGCTGCCGCCGATTATTTCGAGGCATTGCGAAAGTATTCAGATGACAATTGGGAATTTGCATTTGATCCACATGCCAAAATTTTTGAGCCAATTCGCGCATTGCAACTAGCCAACGCCCTTGCCCCTTACGATCCACTTTTTTATGAAGAACCGTTAAGGCCCGAGAACAGCGATGCGTGGGCGCGCTTGCGTTCACAAATGCAGGTGCCGCTGGCAACGGGTGAATCTCTGTACACGAAGTTTGAGTTTTTGGATTTGATGTCGAAAGATGGCGCGGATATTATTCAGCCAGACATTTGTATATGCGGTGGGTTGTTGGAGATGCGAAAGATCGCTGCGATTGCACAGGCGCATTATGTGTCGGTGGCACCGCACAATCCGATGGGACCATTGGCTACAGCGGTCAATGTCCAATTTGCCGCTGCCACGCCCAATTTCAAAATTCTGGAATATCACCTGCCCGATGAAAACAATGCCCTGAACTGGTTGGACGAACCCTATTGGCCCGTGGATGGATATTTGGAACTGAGGCCAGACCGCCCCGGTTTGGGTGTGGAAGTGAATGAAGAAGTCATCAGGGCTGGTGAATACGTCCACTGGGAACGGGGGAGTACTAAAGCGCCTGATGGTTCGACGAATTATATTTAAAAGAGGAGGGCGAAATGACACCAGAAGAAAGGTTTATGTTTGACCTCGAGGGATATCTGGTCATCAAAAATGTGTTGACGCCCGAGGCAGTCAAACGGCTCAATGAAGTCGCTGATGCGACATTTGTGCGCGATTACGACGATCCGGGTAAGGACTCAAAGGGGCGAGTTGGTCGCCGACAAGTGGGGCGCGTGTCTGCATGGTCGCCAGAGACACAGGCTCTGATCGATCACCCGCGTATTTTGCCGTATTTAATTGAATTGCTCGGTCCAGCTTTTCGGCTCGATCACGACTATTGCATCTTTATGAGACCGGGGGCTGCATGTGGTCGTCTGCACGGTGCGCCCGGCGGGCATACGGGCAGTCAGCGCAAGTACCTGTATATAGAAGGTGAGATGCTGAATGGGTTGAGTGTGGTGACGTTCTTTTTGGCCGATGCAAAGGCAGGAGATGGTGGCTTTACGTGTATTCCCGGAAGCCATAAGACCAATTTTGGCCAAAATGTGCCACCCGAAGTGCGAAATTTTGAACGCGTTCCCGATTATATGGTTCAACCAGAAGTGGAAGCAGGCGATGCGCTGATTTTTACAGAGGCGCTGATGCACGGCACGATGCCTTGGAGAGCAGGCCATGAACGCCGCGCATTTCTGTATAAATACGCGCCGGGCCATCTGGCATATTCCAATAAGTTTTACAATGCAGATGATTATACCAACCCATCAGATCAACAGCGGCGTATCTTAACGCCGCCATCTGCAGGAAGACGACCATCTGTGGTGGAGGGAGTGTGATCCGCAGAAAAAAACGCGAGTGAGCGGTGTACAACTGGCCGCCTATCAGGCCAGTTCATTTGAGCGTTTTTCGCAGATACACACAGATAAATGGGAGGGGCGAAAAACCTTTCGCCCGTTGTGAAGGGAGATTCTATGAATATTGTTCTCATTATTATTGATACGATGCGCTACGACTATATTGGTGCTAATGGAAATGACTGGATTGAAACGCCCAATCTCGATCGCTTGGCCGCACAGTCGTGGTGTTTTGACCGCGCTTTTGCCGCCAGCTTTCCCACGATTCCCTATCGCACGGATGTTATGACCGGAAAATACGGCAGCCCCTTCCACACCTGGAAACCCTTGCCTTTTGACACGCGGTCTCTTCCCTCGGTGCTGGGCGAAGCGGGATACGCGACACAACTCATTCACGATACGCCTCATCTCGTCAACGGTGGGCACGCATTTGATTATCCCTTCCACACCTGGACATTTATTCGCGGGGCAGAGGTTGACCGCGCCTGGATGGACGATGAAGCGCAGTGGCCGAGCAATTGGAGCAGAGATCCCTTATTCGATGTTCTGGGCAAAGACGCGGATCTGACAAAACACAATTACACGTATGCCCGTACCAATCGGGGACGCACAAATTTAGACGATTGGAATTGCGCGAAGTTATTCAATACCGCAGCCCAATTCTTGCGGGACAATGCGCGGCGGGAAAATTTCTTTCTCTGGATTGACTGCTTTGATCCCCACGAACCGTGGGACGTGCCTCCGGCCTTTATGCTGAAATACGACAAGACCCCCGGTTACGATGGGCGGCTTGATCCCCGCGCTTTTCAAGGCGGAGGACGCAATAACCCCAATTTGCCCGATGAAGCCAAAGCGCGCCTCAAAGCGAGTTATGCCGCCAAAGTTACGTGGATGGACCACTGCTTCGGGCGGTTTCTCGAGGCTTTCGACGCCACGGGATTGAGCAAAAATACCGCGATCATAATTGCTGGGGATCACGGTACTAATGTAGGTGAGCGCGGGCGCTTTGGCAAGTACGCGCCTGTGTACGAGCAGGAGATTCACATTCCGCTTATTATCAAAACTCCTGATGGCGACGCGGGACGCAGTTCAGCTATTTTTCAACCCCAGGATTTTTTCGCTACTGTTGCCAACTTGACCGGTGCGCCAATTCCGGGAGAGATAGACAGCCAGGATATCCTCACCGCCGCACGGGAAGGGAGTGCGGGAATGCGACAACTCGCGCTTGCTGGCACTGCCCGGGGGTGGGCACCACAGCGCGGATTTTTCACTGTGTTCGACCAGGACGGGTACCTGGAATGGCAACCCGAAGCAGAAGACTGCATGCTCACGCCTTATGGTTCGCTGGACAACACGGCGGCAGAATATCCCGATCGCGTCCAGAATCTGCATGCCGCTGGTCTTTCTGAACTCGAGCGCCGGGGAGCTGATCCACTCTTGATCGACTGGCTCAAAAATGGTGCAGAGGGCCAGGTGCCCGAGAATTGTCGCCTTTTCGATGGCTGGCCCGGGCCAGAAGGGTTTCAGACGTATTTTGCAAGAGCTTATGGCGGTGCGTGATTTACCTGGCAATAAAAAATATCACGTCTTTGGCGACTTTTTCTTTTGTATGCAAATCCGTCACTGCCACCTCTAATTCATAGCGCCCCGCCTCTGATCCCTTTACGTCAATCTCCAGATAATTGTACTCTGTTTTCTGCGTGCCTGTTTGTTCGTAAGAAATCGTTACCACTTTCTTTTGTTCAATACCCAGGAGTTTTCCGACCGCGCGCAAAATTGTCACGGCCAGGGGTTTACCTTTGCGGGGTGATATTTGGTAATCCATCTGGTAGCGCGTTTGACCCAATTCGTCGTGTGTCAACCCATAGACTTCGTAATAAATTGTCACGGGTTGTCCGGGCAAATAGGTTTTGGATGGCATAGGTACGACTTTGTGTCCACCTTTTACTTTTGTGGAAGGGTCTTCTACCACCAGACCGGCCATCTCGATGTCGGAAAGCATCAGCGAAGGACCTGTATATGGCTCCACTGTCAGCGACCGGGTATATGCGCCTCGCAGGTTGCCTTTCGGGCTGCGTACCTCTACCCCCAGGTGATAGTTGCCCGGCGGTAGATTGAGGGCGATTTGATCAACGGCGAGATCGCCCGCTCCCAGCGAATCTGTCGCATCTACCGCAAAAGGCAGGGGTGCCATCTTGCGATAGACGGGTCTCCAGGTGCTGTCAAATAACGCAATGCCCCGTTCCAAAATACCGGTTGCCTGTACGCTGTCTGGCAAATTGGCAAGGGGTACGCCGTAATACACTTCCATGCGGCTGTGCTCGTTTTTTCCCTGGAAATCGACCGCGTCGAAATGGAAATTCAATACATCATCAAAGGGCGGCATGAGATCTGCCTGCGCTTGAATGGCCGATGCCACCTGCCGGTCCGGCCGTCGGTCTGTCCACAGCGCCATGTTGAAGTGCGATTCGCTGCGGCCCTGTGGGATATCGGGATAGATGTAGTTCCCTTTCCGATCTAAAGCTGTGAATACCACTTCAATTCCCCCGGCGACATCCGGATAAATCCAGTATTCCCAGCGCGTGCCGCTATCGATGGGATAGAGCGGATAGCCCCGCACCGTCTTATCGCTCGCACCCCGATCATAGCCGCTGAGTTCCACTGTGGGCTGGTAGCGGTCAGTGCTTACCTGGTTATAAGATGTGGCACCAAAACGGGAGCGGTTGGGGTTCAATTCAAAGTCTATTGCCTCAAAATCGTTTACAGTGACCTCAAGCCCGTATTCATCCTGGATCGCCACATCTTGCAGAGATGTCCGCAACCTGCCCATCCGCGCGATTATCTCTTTGCGACCATCTACTGGAATGCCCAGCCACAGCCGCTCCTTGACCCGCACGACATCGGGGTCCGTCTCATAGCGCACATTGCCCGAACGGCTTTTGTGCGCGGGTTCTCCATAGCGAATATAAATTTCTCCGCGCCTGTCCCACGGCTTGCGCCCGGTTGAAAAATGCTGCATCGCATATAGCACCCTACGATAGTGCTCTACCAGACGCTCGTTGCCCGGCGTGGCTGGCGTGGGGTCTCGGCGCTGCCAGAACATCCGCACAAAGTCCGGTTGCTGCTCGGGCGGCAATGCCTCGTAAGTGGCAGTCTCTTTCAGGGTCGCAATAAGGCGGATGTCTTGCAGAAGTCCGCGCGTGTCGTCATCTACGGTGCGCAAATACTCGGCCATCACCTTTTGCGCTTCTCCTGTTTGTCCCATCAGTTGATACACACCCAGGAGCAGAGGAAGGCATTCTTCGCGCAGTTCGGGCCGCGTGTCCATCAGTTCGCGCCACACATGCGTCGCCCTTGCGCGTTGTCCCCGTTTCAACCATATTCGCCCCAGATCGAATCGCGCGCGCGCGTGCATCGGGTTTACCACAATCTGTCGGGTATAGGCTTTCTCGGCAGCTTCGATCTTGCCCTCGCGTTCAAACACCCGCCCGAGCAAATACAGCAACTCAGGGTGATGGGTATAGGCTTCAATGGCCTCTTTCAAGGCGTCTTCCGCTCGCTGTTTACCCCCGAGCAAGCGGGCAAGCGCGCGGTTGACCTGCGCGGTTTTCCAGTCGGGACGAAGGGCGAGAGCCTGACCATAAGCCGTCACGGCTTCGTCCCACCGCTTGCGTCCCATGTGGGATATTCCCACACCGTTGTACACTTCGGGCAATACTCCGCCTGAGTTCAATGCCGAGTTAAATGTCCGTTCCGCATAGGGTAAGTTGCTCGCAAACAAATAGGCATATCCCTGCGCGGCTTGTCCCATTAAATCTTTTCCATCTTCATCGAGGAGTTCCTCAAGCACCGCCAGGGCATCTCTTGCCATTGCTGTATCTGGCAGCACCTGTCGAGCTGTATAGCGCGGGTCGAGATGCTTTGCCATTTCTTTGCGCCTGCCCATGGCCGTGATTATCGCCCCGTTCAGGTTGGGAGGTGCACCAAAACCGAACAGTGGATTGTAATACGACCGCGCCACGATTGGATTGCGATCCATCCAGAATCCATAGAGGAATGCCGCGCGGTCTGCGCGTCCCAGGCCAGTATATACGGTTTCAACCTCAGACCTACCAAATCGTTTTAATAAGTGCTGCGCTGTTTTTGCACGCTGGTCGTCAAAGCCAGAAGCCGGAACGAGTGCGTCGCCCAGTATTTCAAATTTTCGGGCCGATACGAGCGTATCCCTCCCCGCCGCGACCTGAACCCGCAACGTGTATGTTCCCGGCAGAAGTTCACGAGTGGGAATGCCTTCGGCGAATTTGACTTCACCCCGATACCCGGGAAATGACCGCTGATCGCGCCAGAGGCGATGTCCGTATCGGTCTTCTATCTGCATCTCAATCCGGTGGCTCTGATAGCCCAGATAATACACCTCAAAATACAGGTAGAGCGGTGTCCCTCGCTGATATTGCCGCGCTGGATTGGGCAGGATCAAGCGCCCGTTTTTTCGAAACATCTCAAGAGCTTCTCCAGCTCCCTGTGGATTGAATCCGGAAGACAGGTACAGATCGCTCATGCCTATTTTCCCGGGATCGTAAGCGGGTACATCGAGAGAAAATACCGCCAATCCCGCCCGGTCGGCCTGCAAGTCGCTCAGGGTCAGTTCCCCGCGATAGCGACCTGTGGGCAGGCGCACCTGTACCATGTCATATACCATGCGGTCTGTATCGACGGTGGCTTCCAGCGATTCGGCTGTCAGCCTGCTTTCTGCCTCCACCTGCTGCACAACGTCTCCGGCATCGTTTAAGACCCGCAGCGAGGGCTTGTACCGCGCGAGATAAATCCCCGAATTTTGGCGCAAAAATGCAAATTGCGCCACGGGGAACCGCAGGGTAACTTCTTCGAATCCCTCGCGGCCCCGATATAGAAAACTGCACACATCAATCTCAAAAGCTATGGATCCTTCTCCGCGCGGCGGGAGATCCATCTCGCTGGCGTGTATTTCACAAACTGCGACTATTAAACTCAAAAATATCGTCGCGATACGCATAGTATTCCTCTTTGGATTTAGACAGGTGCGTTCACGCGCACGGTTACGATATCCGTGTCGTGATATTGCTGGTGGCGCACAGACGACGCGAGATGCTGCAACAGCCGAAGTGAAATTTCTCGCTCACTGGACAATTCATCCGTCTGTGCATTGAGTAGCGCGAGTCGATCCTGAAGATTTTCCTTTCCGGGTGCGATAACGAACTCGAGGACTGCGTCGCCTTCTTCTCTGTACGCGGTAAGGCGCAAGCGCCGTCGGTCGCGTTCTTCTTCATCTTGCGGGATGAGTGTCAGCAATGTCTCCTCAGCGGCAGCGTCCAGACGGTTCGACATTGCCGTGTCCCAGCCGTTGCGGGATGTAAATGCGCCGAGAAAGTCGCTGATTTTTGGCAGGGCGGAGATATCGAACTCTGTTTCTATCCGACTGCGGCGAGGTTCTGTTAGTTCCACGAATATGGTCATGAGGATGGCTGTGAAACCGCCCGCGCTCATTCCATTCTGCAACAGACCGCCTGCAAATTCCGAGATGTATTCGGGAAATATCAGGCCGCTCTGGAAACCAACACCGACAAAGAACGCGATGCCGACAATCATGCCGTTGCGATAGTCGATTCCATCCTGGACGACTATCTTCAGGCCGACTACGAAGAGCGCTGATAGCAGTACGGTGAGATAAGCCGCGATGACGGGACCTGGTATCGCCAGGATTGAGGCGAGTACTTTCGGAAGAAACGCCATCGCAATGAACACTGCCCCGGTGGCAACCCCGACGCTGCGGGCGCCGACCCCGGTGAGTTCGGTCACCGATACACCCACTGTATAGGCTGTGTTTGGCATTGTTCCCGCGAGACCGGAAATCAGAGTGCTCATACCATCTACGGTTAACGCACCCTGCACTGTCCGAAAATCCACTGCCCGGCTCTGGCGCCACGATATGCGCTGGATGGCGATGGCACTGCTGATCGTTCGGATGGTATTGATTACGGCGACGAGCAAGAATGCCGGAAGCAGTGCCCAGAATGTCGGTCCAAAATCGAGATCAAAGCCCGGCCATTCGTTCGTCGGTATGCCGATCCACGAAGCCGAGGCGACGCGGTCTGTGTCGTATAGACCGAAGAAGCCGCCAATTACTGAGCCAGCGACGACGCCGATGACCGGTGCCCACAGACGCAACGCTCCTGTCGCCTTTAGCGCGGTGCCGCTGATGATGATGATTGTTGCAAGCGCACTCAGCGGAGCAGATAGGACCGGGGTTCCGGGTGGTGTGGCCGACAGCAGGTTCAAGATGGCTGGCATTACCGTGATGGGTATCAGCATGATAACTGTTCCCGCCACAGTAGGGGTTAAGAGGCGCTGGAACAGCGAAAGCCGATGGGAAAGTACAAGGGGGACGAGCGATGTGATGACGACCAGGGTGGCGAGCATCGCCGGACCGCCTTCGGCAACGGCTGTGATGCAGACCGCGATAAAGGCCGCAGAAGGTCCCATAGCGAGTATGTAACCCATGCCGATCCGGCCGATGCGGACCGATTGCAGGATTGTGGCTGCGCCGCCGACCGCGACAGCGGTAAACACTGCCCACGATAGATAGGCTTCGGTCGCACCCGCAGCGCGCATCACGACTGTTGGGATCAATATGATGCCGGCTATACTGAGGACGGCGATTTGGAAGCCAAGGCCAAGGGAGAGAGGGGCCGAGAGCCTGTCGTCGGGCTGGTAGCGGATGCGTGAGGATCCGCCGGGGTTATTGGTGCTCATTGTGAAGTGTGAAGTATGAAGTGTGAAGTGTGAAAGGTTGAATAAGCGGAACCGTCATCAAATCCCCATAAACCAACAGGCCCCGAATTTCCATCCAGGGCCTGTTCTTTAAGAAGCGTACGTTCTCCGGCTGGAGAGGATTTTAGCCAGCTGCGTCCAGCCGCTCGACCAACTCCTGTACGCTTTTGACATCACCGCAATCTTCAAGCGTAAATTCAACGTTGAATTCCTGTGCGACTACTTTCGCGAACGCGACGAGATCTACAGAGGAAATTCCGGCCTCCTGGAGGCTGATGTCCAGATCATCGGGCAACTCAATTGGCTGTCCATCGACTTCCAAATTTTCCGCGATGAGGTTTCTGATACGTTCTGCGGTTGAAGCCATTGTTACTCTCCTTTCGTAAGGTAGATGGTTTGAACCGAAAAGATAGTGTTCGGCAGGCGTAAAGTCAAATTTTTTTTCAGGTCGTTTTGGCTATTGAATCCAGTAGTGCTGGTGCTGGAATGGATAGCTCGGCAGCGAGATGCGGCGGCGCGTTTCTCCCGCAAATAGCCCGGGAAATGATACCGAAAGTCCCGCTTCATAAGCTTTTGCTACTGCTTCTATAAAACCGTTGTCTCCCAGACTCGACAATACAACGGGTGGATTCGCGTCGCCTTCTATCGGTCCCGGCACCGCACTCGGGCCGATCTCGATGAGTACATTGACTCCCAGGTTCACAAGCTTCTTCGCGCATTTGTCCAATGCCGCCGGTTCCTGTGCTTGCCGACGCCAATACGCCGCGTCGAGGACTTCGACGCCCCCTGTCACACTGCTCACAAGGACCAGAGATGGCGATGCGATTGTGACGTCTGTGAGGGTGGCTTCCAGACTGTCCGTGTCCCATTCCAGCGCAACCCGCAAGCCATCCTCCAGGCTAAAGACGCCCGCCGCCTGTGCCGCTGCAATTTCCCCTATACCGTGCCCGACCACCACGCTGGGCTGAATCCCCACGCTTGACCACAGTGCCGTAAGCGCGGATCCCATTGCATAGATGGCAGGCAGGTCAGATAGATCACCGGTCTGACCGAACATCGCGTCCAGCAACGAGGTGTCCCGCTCTTCCCGAATTACTTTGTCGCAGCGATCCAGAACGGCTCGGACTACTGGCTCGCTTTCGTAGAGGTCTTTCCCCATGCCGATCCACTGGCTACCCTGTCCGGTGTACGCGAAGGCGATTTTTGTCGCTGTGCGCGGTTCCGGTCTTTCTCCTGTTTCTGAGAGTGCCTGTAGTTTTTCTCGTAGAGACGCAACATCCTGGAATACGATGCCCGCGCGGTGGTCGAAATGGCTGCGTCCCACACCCGCTGTCCACGCCATGTCGGCAAGCAGGTCCACATCTTCGGAGGCAAGCTCTTCAAGCCAGGACAGATAGCGTTCTGTCAGATCCCGGAGAGCTTCATCGGATTTCCCCGATAGGGGCAGGAGCCGCGTCTGGCGCAGAGCAAACGCTTCTTCCTCGTCTGGGAGATCCAGAACGGATAGGGAAACGGGTTGTGCTGAACCCACAGGTGTTGTATCCGGGCTGTCATACCCCTCTACGACAACATGTGCGTTCGTGCCCGATATCCCGAAGGCGCTTACCCCGGCCCGCGGCGGTCGGTCGGGATGGCTCGGCCAGTCCGTCAATTCGGAAGTCACCTGTACCGGCAACCGATCCCAGTCTATATGCGGACTCGGATTCTCAAAGTTCAGGTGCTTCGGTATCTTTCCTCGCTTCATCGCCAGCACTGCCTTGATCAGAGCCGCAACCCCGGCAGCTGGCTCCAGGTGGCCGATATTGGTCTTCACTGAGCCGATCAAAAGCGGGCGGTCTGCTTCGCGGCCCTTGCCGTAAACAGTAGCCGCTGCCTGAACTTCGATCGGATCGCCCAACTCCGACCCTCCTCCGTGGGCTTCCAGATAATCTACTTCTGATGGGGCAACGCCCGCTCGCGACAGCGCTTCTTCGATCACCCGCTCCTGTGCCGGTCCATTTGGCACGGTGGGTCCTGCGCTGGCTCCGTTCTGGTTGACCGCAGACCCGCGGATCACGCCCCAGATGCGGTCGCCGTCGGCTTCTGCCTCGCTCAGCCGCTTGAGGACGACTATCCCGCAGCCCTCGCCGCGCGTGAAGCCGTCTGCAGAGGCATCGAAGGGCCTGCCCTGCCCCTCTCGTGACAACATGCCCAGGTCCGCCATTTCTCTGGTTAAATCAGGTGATAAAACTGCGTGTGTCCCTCCAACCAGAGCCATATCTACTTCGCCCTGCCGCAAACCCATCACTGCCTGGTGTACCGCGACCAGTGATGACGCGCAGTTGAGTTCCACCGGTATCGTCGGTCCCTCCAGACCAAGGAGGAAAGCAATTCGCCCGACCGTCATGCTCGCGGCAGTGCCCAGATAACTGATGCCGTAGTCGCTGGCAGTCATCAGGTCCCGGTATTCGCTGGTGGCGATGCCGGCATATAGCCCGGTGCGGCTGCCCTTCAATTCGTCTGGATCCATCCCCGCATCCTCGAGCGCTTGCCAGGTCGTCTCCAGCATCATGCGTTGCCGCGGATCCATAATGCGCGCCTCAATCGGCGAAATCCGAAAGAATCTCGCGTCAAATTGATCAATGCCCTCCACAAATCCGCCCCGGCGATAAGCTGCGTACTGGGGTGGAAGGTCTTTGGCGAGATTGTTCCATGAACCGGGATCCTGGCGTCCGTCGGTCACCGCGTCTTTGCCGTTTTCGAGCAGGTGCCAGAAGGTGGAAAGATCCGGAGCGCCGGGGAAGTGGCACGCCATGCCCACGATTGCAATACCGTCGTCCTCGCGCTGCACTGCCGTCTGCGGTTCTGGCTCGGGTTGCACCTGAGGCTGAGGGGCGGGCGCATCGCTGACTTCGCCGAGTTCCTCGACCAGATGGCGGGCGAGACTGGCGATGTCCGGGTAGTCAAATACCACGGTGTTGGGGACCACGTACTCATCGGCAAATGCCCGGTTCAGACGATTCCGCAACTCTACCGCCATCAGTGAGTCCATTCCCAAATCGAAAAATCCCACTGTGGGTTCCGGCGCTGTCGGCAACCTCAGCACTGCCTGTACCTCCTGCTGCAGGAAGGATACAAGCAGGTCCTCGGGTGCCGCTGCAGGTGCCTCTCGCAGTTGGGAAAGCAGGTCCTTTGACGAGGCCGAGGCGTCGGCTTCGTCGTCCGCATCGGCGGACAGCAAGTCCTCCAGGAAGGGAGGACGATCTTCGACCGCCTCTTCGAACACTGACCAGTCCATCGACATCACCACGGAAGTCGTGGCGTCCTGACGCACCAGTTGATCGAATGCCCGGATACCCTGTTGCGGGGTAAACCAGCGGCCGCCAAGCGCTGACCGCTGTTGGTCAATCCGCTCCCGCTGTTCCGCTGCTTCGCCGATCTCCGACCACGCTCCCCAGGCAATGGCCTGTCCGGGTAGCCCCATCGCGCGGCGGTGCCCGGCGAGTTGGTCCAGAAATGCATTGGCTGAGGCGTGGTTCGCCTGTCCCGGATTGCCCATGACGCCAACCCGGCTCGAGAAGAGGACAAACATGTCCAGGTCGCGATCCAAAGTCGCCCGATGCAGATGCCATGCGCCCAGTATCTTTGGCCAGAGCACGGTTTCGAATCGCTCCCAACTCTGGTTGGTCAGCGCGCCGTCCGACAGCACGCCCACGCTGTGGATCACGCCTCCGAGCGGCGGTAGCGTCTCATCTATCCGCGCCATCATCTCATCTATTGCGTCGGCATCTGTCACGTCTGCGATCTCTACCTGCACTTTCACGCCGCGTTCTCGCAGCCTGCGGATCACCTCCTCAGCCTCGGGGTCCGGTGCCCGGCGCCCGTTTAGCGCAATTGCGCCCGCACCGCGATCCGCCAGCCAGTCTGCTACGGCGCATCCGATCCCACCCAGACCGCCGGTCACCAGATAGGTGCGGTCCTGTCGCAACTTGCCTTTCAGGATCGGTGGCGTTGTTACGACGATTTTTCCTATGTGCCGGGCGGCGCGCATGAAGCTCAGCGCGGCTCCGGCTTCGGCGAGCGGCCACCTGCTGTGGGTGATCGTTTTCAGTTCTCTCGACGAAAGGCGCGCCATCACGTCCCGCAGGACTCTTCCCACCCACGCCGGATCGGTTTTTTTCAGAACATCCAGTTCCAGGATGTCGTAGGCCACATCCGGACGTACAGCCGCCATCTCTTCCTCGC encodes the following:
- a CDS encoding SMP-30/gluconolactonase/LRE family protein; translation: MGIEVIRDEMADLVDPAAEPELVADGFQFTEGPVWDPAQVCLFFSDIPANTIFKWTPEGGIVAYRQPSYHSNGLTLDGQGRLLSCEHSGRRVSVEADGELKTLADSYQGKKLNSPNDLVVCQNGDIIFTDPPYGLSSSHGVVAEQELPFLGVYRLPVGESEPVLLIDDFERPNGLAITADEKTLYVDDTQRGHIRAFDVQDDGSLANGRVLAELKGDEDGAPDGMKLDRNGNIYCTGPGAVWVFNPAGDLLGKIRLPLPAANLNWGGEDRKTLFFTARTDVYRVACKVGG
- a CDS encoding mandelate racemase/muconate lactonizing enzyme family protein, with the translated sequence MKITAIKTFMASMGQRSRALVKVETDEGIYGWGECYSPGPDLAIGPTMDYIFQLVKGEDPRRIEYIMLKLFQQFRFPPGAIGLSAMSGLDHALWDISGKAAGLPVYMLLGGAVRDRIQVYRSVGGKDGREAARVARQLNEDHGITAFKTSPFRLDPSADRWGRVCAAAADYFEALRKYSDDNWEFAFDPHAKIFEPIRALQLANALAPYDPLFYEEPLRPENSDAWARLRSQMQVPLATGESLYTKFEFLDLMSKDGADIIQPDICICGGLLEMRKIAAIAQAHYVSVAPHNPMGPLATAVNVQFAAATPNFKILEYHLPDENNALNWLDEPYWPVDGYLELRPDRPGLGVEVNEEVIRAGEYVHWERGSTKAPDGSTNYI
- a CDS encoding phytanoyl-CoA dioxygenase family protein — protein: MTPEERFMFDLEGYLVIKNVLTPEAVKRLNEVADATFVRDYDDPGKDSKGRVGRRQVGRVSAWSPETQALIDHPRILPYLIELLGPAFRLDHDYCIFMRPGAACGRLHGAPGGHTGSQRKYLYIEGEMLNGLSVVTFFLADAKAGDGGFTCIPGSHKTNFGQNVPPEVRNFERVPDYMVQPEVEAGDALIFTEALMHGTMPWRAGHERRAFLYKYAPGHLAYSNKFYNADDYTNPSDQQRRILTPPSAGRRPSVVEGV
- a CDS encoding sulfatase, translating into MNIVLIIIDTMRYDYIGANGNDWIETPNLDRLAAQSWCFDRAFAASFPTIPYRTDVMTGKYGSPFHTWKPLPFDTRSLPSVLGEAGYATQLIHDTPHLVNGGHAFDYPFHTWTFIRGAEVDRAWMDDEAQWPSNWSRDPLFDVLGKDADLTKHNYTYARTNRGRTNLDDWNCAKLFNTAAQFLRDNARRENFFLWIDCFDPHEPWDVPPAFMLKYDKTPGYDGRLDPRAFQGGGRNNPNLPDEAKARLKASYAAKVTWMDHCFGRFLEAFDATGLSKNTAIIIAGDHGTNVGERGRFGKYAPVYEQEIHIPLIIKTPDGDAGRSSAIFQPQDFFATVANLTGAPIPGEIDSQDILTAAREGSAGMRQLALAGTARGWAPQRGFFTVFDQDGYLEWQPEAEDCMLTPYGSLDNTAAEYPDRVQNLHAAGLSELERRGADPLLIDWLKNGAEGQVPENCRLFDGWPGPEGFQTYFARAYGGA